From the Fulvia fulva chromosome 2, complete sequence genome, one window contains:
- a CDS encoding Plasma membrane proteolipid 3, with protein sequence MVLGGAILGVIAVFLPPLAVFIRDGCGVQLLINIGLCFLGWIPGIVHAWYVILEYPNMRQRHRIKKERRRSYSTGGVRTPVRGSYDSGVARPRSRSRSANVYAGSRQPYYRDEMYAAPARQGPNLPPPRAKY encoded by the exons ATGGTCTTA GGCGGCGCGATTCTCGGTGTGATCGCTGTCTTCCTCCCACCTCTTGCAGTCTTCATTCGCGATGGCTGTGGTGTGCAATTACTCATAAACATTGGACTATGTTTCCTCGGCTGGATCCCAGGTATCGTACACGCCTGGTACGTGATCTTGGAATACCCGAACATGCGACAGCGGCACCGCATCAAGAAGGAACGGAGGAGGAGCTATTCGACCGGTGGTGTTCGTACGCCCGTACGTGGAAGCTACGACTCTGGCGTTGCGCGACCAAGGAGCAGGAGCAGGTCGGCGAATGTGTATGCGGGTTCGAGGCAGCCATATTATCGCGATGAGATGTATGCGGCGCCTGCGCGTCAAGGACCCAACCTCCCTCCTCCGCGGGCCAAGTATTAG